From a single Anomaloglossus baeobatrachus isolate aAnoBae1 chromosome 4, aAnoBae1.hap1, whole genome shotgun sequence genomic region:
- the LOC142304362 gene encoding uncharacterized protein LOC142304362: MFPAPPFLLILTLTIAHAPFFHAIPVTEEQRHQTTHRTLHGEAAQAPQLEDHQDAPPPVQSQHVKSEAIQERSINDVQAPSSSDDDDELFKDISPKELAAVLLKALNPNDGEQTPSTVAEKVSPTGQELVKEETGKVEEEDQSERVRSRTRSSDKEETIKENEKMDDGGDMESVKSLLKELEAFEPPSKNEEDPPQDGSLESEDLQELRELLGFGEQTEEEKRSPLNPVPHSPRRLDAEQDTEEDEKLANVAQDLLLQYLINGSENDDEEEEEDEKENDQDYPVDDFIGGQRPLFEDEEEGNTQSKRSNDDDIEEVDPQTIDKLIELSSRLHLPADDVVDIINDVEKRKRRRMKKKKARDDFLGRRERIRNPPQSWPDSAYYPRRKLDQQSSWNKVDTNWKKSSPPSWNRNRLSESTWKKLANPIWTKPSKSNWNKIPDPSFNRLSEPSWNKVSQPNWNKVSEPSWNKVSSPSWNKVSEPSWNKVSQSSWNKVSQPSWNKVSQPSWNKVSQPSWNKVSEPSWNKMSEPSWNKVSEPSWNKVSEPSWNEMPKAGWNKVPESSWNEVSKPSWDKVSEPSWKVSEPSWNKVSETNWNKVSEPSWSNLPDTKWNKMQESSWNKASQPSWMKAMDPYTRRYRARPAPYTNFIRPRTFQNPPRYYYKPPIPQPNDYFDDDQDKQEEMENYIERILLNHPEVFQ; the protein is encoded by the coding sequence ATGTTCCCTGCACCCCCCTTCCTTCTCATCTTGACCCTTACCATAGCACATGCACCCTTTTTTCATGCCATTCCTGTGACTGAAGAACAGAGACACCAGACCACCCATCGAACATTGCATGGCGAGGCTGCACAAGCTCCACAACTTGAGGACCATCAAGATGCTCCACCACCTGTTCAAAGCCAACATGTAAAAAGTGAAGCTATCCAAGAGAGATCAATCAATGATGTTCAGGCTCCATCCAGCTCTGATGATGACGATGAGTTATTTAAGGACATTAGTCCAAAAGAACTTGCTGCTGTTCTCCTAAAGGCACTGAATCCAAATGATGGAGAGCAAACGCCTTCTACTGTAGCAGAAAAAGTGTCCCCTACTGGTCAAGAGCTTGTAAAAGAAGAGACAGGTAAGGTGGAGGAGGAAGATCAAAGTGAAAGAGTAAGGAGTAGAACACGAAGCTCTGACAAAGAAGAAACAATTAAAGAAAATGAgaagatggatgatggaggagatatgGAGAGTGTAAAGTCATTGTTGAAGGAACTTGAAGCTTTTGAGCCTCCATCTAAAAATGAGGAGGATCCCCCTCAAGATGGTAGCCTTGAGAGTGAGGACCTGCAGGAGCTTAGAGAACTGTTAGGCTTCGGAGAACAAACAGAGGAGGAAAAAAGAAGCCCTCTAAATCCTGTACCACACAGTCCACGAAGGTTGGATGCAGAACAAGACACGGAAGAGGATGAAAAACTTGCAAATGTTGCCCAAGACCTTTTACTTCAATACTTAATAAATGGAAGTGAAAATGATgatgaagaagaagaggaagatgaAAAGGAGAATGATCAAGACTATCCAGTAGATGATTTTATTGGTGGTCAACGACCATTGTTTGAGGATGAGGAAGAGGGAAACACCCAAAGTAAAAGGTCAAATGATGATGATATTGAAGAAGTAGATCCACAAACTATTGATAAACTAATTGAACTTTCCAGTCGCTTACATCTGCCGGCTGATGATGTAGTAGATATAATTAATGATGTGgaaaagaggaagaggagaaggatgaAGAAGAAGAAAGCAAGAGATGATTTTCTGGGACGAAGAGAAAGAATAAGGAACCCCCCACAATCATGGCCAGATTCTGCTTACTACCCCAGAAGAAAGCTTGACCAACAGTCTAGTTGGAATAAAGTAGACACAAACTGGAAAAAATCTTCTCCACCATCCTGGAATAGGAACAGACTATCAGAGTCTACCTGGAAGAAGTTGGCAAACCCAATTTGGACTAAGCCTTCAAAATCCAACTGGAATAAGATACCTGATCCAAGCTTTAACAGGTTATCAGAGCCAAGCTGGAATAAGGTATCTCAGCCAAACTGGAATAAGGTGTCAGAGCCAAGCTGGAACAAAGTATCCTCACCAAGCTGGAACAAAGTGTCAGAGCCAAGCTGGAATAAGGTGTCCCAGTCAAGCTGGAATAAAGTGTCCCAGCCAAGCTGGAATAAAGTGTCCCAACCAAGCTGGAATAAAGTGTCCCAGCCAAGCTGGAATAAGGTGTCTGAGCCAAGCTGGAATAAGATGTCTGAGCCAAGCTGGAATAAAGTGTCTGAGCCAAGCTGGAATAAGGTGTCCGAGCCAAGTTGGAATGAGATGCCAAAGGCTGGCTGGAATAAGGTACCTGAATCAAGTTGGAATGAAGTGTCAAAGCCAAGCTGGGATAAGGTATCTGAGCCAAGCTGGAAGGTATCAGAACCAAGCTGGAATAAGGTGTCAGAGACAAATTGGAATAAAGTTTCCGAGCCAAGCTGGAGCAATCTTCCAGACACCAAGTGGAACAAGATGCAGGAATCAAGCTGGAATAAGGCATCGCAACCAAGCTGGATGAAAGCTATGGATCCATACACACGTAGATATCGTGCACGTCCAGCTCCTTACACTAACTTCATCCGGCCTCGAACCTTCCAGAACCCTCCGAGATACTATTATAAACCTCCTATCCCACAGCCGAATGATTACTTTGACGATGACCAAGATAAACAGGAGGAAATGGAGAACTATATTGAAAGGATCCTCCTGAACCATCCTGAGGTGTTCCAGTGA